The following proteins come from a genomic window of Paramicrobacterium humi:
- a CDS encoding exodeoxyribonuclease III gives MRIATWNVNSIRTRVGRVVDWLVREDIDVLGMQEIKCRPDQFPVEAFEHAGYDLQIHGLNQWNGVAFASRLPMRDVEKGFPQIPGFGKPPVIEHDLDGAGLPVEARALGVTVDDVRLYSLYVPNGRSLDDPHYLYKLDWLAKLRDAVNGQLAAQPDLALALMGDFNIAPLDSDVGDPSFAPGVSTHISPPERAAFAALEAAGLQDVVRPLVPEGFTFWDYKRLRFPRNEGLRIDFILGSHAFADRVTDAAIHRNERKGDAPSDHVPVVVEIESDVEDDDMPMIFG, from the coding sequence ATGCGCATCGCCACCTGGAATGTGAACTCCATCCGCACCCGAGTCGGCCGGGTCGTCGACTGGCTCGTCCGCGAAGACATCGACGTTCTCGGCATGCAGGAGATCAAGTGCCGCCCCGACCAGTTCCCGGTCGAGGCGTTCGAGCACGCGGGCTACGACCTGCAGATCCACGGGCTCAACCAGTGGAACGGCGTCGCCTTCGCAAGCCGTCTGCCGATGCGCGACGTCGAGAAGGGGTTCCCGCAGATCCCCGGTTTCGGCAAGCCGCCCGTGATCGAGCACGATCTCGACGGCGCCGGCCTGCCGGTCGAGGCGCGGGCGCTCGGCGTCACGGTCGACGATGTGCGCCTGTACAGCCTGTACGTACCGAACGGACGCTCGCTCGACGACCCGCACTATCTCTACAAGCTGGACTGGCTCGCGAAGCTGCGCGACGCCGTCAACGGACAGCTCGCGGCGCAACCCGACCTCGCGCTCGCGCTCATGGGCGACTTCAACATCGCGCCGCTCGATTCCGACGTCGGCGACCCCTCGTTCGCGCCGGGCGTCTCCACCCACATCTCCCCTCCCGAGCGGGCGGCGTTCGCGGCGCTCGAGGCGGCGGGCCTTCAGGACGTCGTGCGACCGCTCGTGCCCGAGGGCTTCACGTTCTGGGACTACAAGCGCCTGCGCTTCCCCCGCAACGAGGGCCTGCGCATCGATTTCATCCTCGGCTCGCACGCCTTCGCCGATCGGGTGACGGATGCCGCCATCCACCGCAATGAGCGCAAGGGCGATGCGCCAAGTGACCACGTTCCCGTCGTCGTCGAGATCGAGTCGGACGTCGAGGATGACGACATGCCGATGATCTTTGGCTGA
- a CDS encoding MMPL family transporter produces the protein MSHTSEGARARRSVPRWLRVLIPVALILAWLAVGAAGGSAFGEVNDVAENDQAQFLPASADATRVSELQTEFRGDDVIPALIVFERDGGVTDADHEAIGDIIDHVATIDGVVDNGVSPAIDSEDGEAVEIVVSIDAQGERNETVAELRGYLADHTPEGLSAAVTGPAGLSADIVDAFSGLDGLLLAVALGVVLVILIIVYRSPLLPLIVLGTSMMALTAAIFVVVQLAKADVLVLSGQTQGILMILVIGAATDYSLLYVSRYREALREHERKWDATWTALRGSTPAILASGGTVIAGLLCLLFSELNSNKALGPVAAIGIVFALIAALTLLPALLLWAGRVAFWPIRPVYGSEHKHAVDASAKGLWPAAARLVSRRPRTVWVACALVLAAASVGLVGLKADGVSQSEFVTGYSEAREGQAVLDDHFPGGSGTPAVIVAPEDRLDEVAKTVLDTDGVDSLAVVTADAASGTAQVTADGIKPAFGKNGPVTAEPTVIDGKIMLEATLDGPGDSVEAEDTVRELRSALPDSGSDAVLIGGVAATAIDTNDAATHDRNLIIPLVLVVILVILMLLLRSILAPVLLVLTVVLSFAAALGVSSLVFNGLFQFPGADPSVPMFGFVFLVALGIDYNIFLMTRVREESVKHGTREGITRGLVATGGVITSAGIVLAATFAALGVLPILFLAQISFIVAFGVLLDTIIVRSLLVPALSYDIGRAIWWPSRLSRPLN, from the coding sequence ATGTCCCACACCTCCGAGGGCGCCCGCGCTCGCCGTTCAGTACCGCGCTGGCTTCGCGTTCTGATTCCCGTCGCGCTCATCCTCGCGTGGCTGGCCGTCGGCGCGGCCGGAGGCTCCGCGTTCGGGGAGGTCAACGACGTCGCCGAGAACGACCAGGCGCAGTTCCTGCCCGCGAGCGCCGACGCGACGCGCGTGAGCGAGCTGCAGACCGAGTTCCGAGGCGACGACGTCATCCCGGCGCTCATCGTTTTCGAGCGCGATGGCGGCGTGACGGATGCCGATCACGAGGCGATCGGCGACATCATCGACCACGTCGCGACGATCGACGGCGTCGTCGACAACGGAGTCTCACCGGCCATCGACTCCGAAGACGGCGAAGCGGTCGAGATCGTCGTCTCGATCGACGCGCAAGGTGAGCGCAACGAGACCGTCGCCGAATTGCGCGGCTACCTGGCTGACCACACGCCCGAAGGATTGAGCGCCGCCGTCACGGGACCCGCCGGTCTGTCGGCCGACATCGTCGACGCCTTCAGCGGTCTCGACGGGCTCCTTCTCGCCGTCGCGCTTGGCGTCGTTCTCGTCATCCTCATCATCGTGTACCGATCTCCGCTGCTTCCGCTCATCGTTCTCGGCACGAGCATGATGGCGCTCACAGCGGCGATCTTCGTCGTCGTGCAGCTCGCGAAGGCCGACGTGCTCGTGCTGTCGGGCCAGACGCAGGGGATCCTCATGATCCTCGTCATCGGCGCCGCGACCGACTACTCCCTCCTCTACGTCTCCCGATACCGGGAGGCGCTGCGCGAGCACGAACGCAAGTGGGACGCGACGTGGACGGCGCTGCGCGGCTCGACCCCGGCGATCCTCGCCTCCGGAGGCACCGTCATCGCCGGGCTGCTGTGCCTTCTGTTCAGTGAATTGAACTCCAACAAGGCGCTCGGACCCGTCGCCGCCATCGGCATCGTATTCGCCCTCATCGCGGCACTCACGCTCCTGCCCGCGCTGCTGCTCTGGGCGGGGCGCGTGGCGTTCTGGCCGATCCGCCCGGTGTACGGCAGCGAGCACAAGCACGCCGTCGACGCCTCGGCGAAGGGACTCTGGCCCGCGGCGGCACGCCTCGTCTCGCGTCGGCCGCGCACCGTCTGGGTCGCGTGCGCGCTTGTTCTGGCCGCGGCATCCGTCGGACTCGTCGGCCTTAAGGCGGACGGCGTCTCGCAGAGCGAATTCGTGACCGGCTACTCGGAGGCGCGCGAGGGACAGGCCGTGCTCGACGACCACTTCCCGGGCGGATCCGGCACGCCCGCGGTCATCGTCGCGCCGGAGGACCGCCTCGACGAGGTCGCCAAGACGGTGCTCGACACGGACGGCGTCGACTCCCTCGCCGTCGTCACCGCCGACGCGGCGAGCGGCACCGCGCAAGTCACCGCGGACGGCATCAAGCCCGCGTTCGGGAAAAATGGCCCGGTCACAGCTGAGCCGACCGTCATCGACGGGAAGATCATGCTCGAGGCGACGCTCGACGGCCCGGGCGACTCGGTCGAGGCCGAGGACACCGTGCGGGAGCTGCGCTCGGCGCTGCCCGACTCGGGGAGCGACGCTGTTCTCATCGGCGGCGTCGCCGCGACCGCTATCGACACGAACGACGCTGCGACGCACGACCGGAACCTCATCATCCCGCTCGTTCTCGTCGTGATCCTCGTGATCCTGATGCTTCTGCTGCGCTCGATCCTCGCTCCCGTGCTTCTCGTGCTCACCGTCGTGCTCTCGTTCGCCGCCGCGCTCGGCGTGTCCTCGCTCGTGTTCAACGGCCTCTTCCAGTTCCCCGGCGCCGACCCGAGTGTGCCGATGTTCGGGTTCGTGTTCCTCGTCGCGCTCGGCATCGACTACAACATCTTCCTCATGACGCGTGTGCGAGAAGAGTCGGTGAAGCACGGCACGCGGGAAGGCATCACGCGCGGCCTCGTCGCGACCGGCGGCGTGATCACGTCGGCGGGCATCGTGCTCGCCGCCACGTTCGCGGCGCTCGGTGTGCTGCCGATCCTGTTCCTCGCGCAGATCTCGTTCATCGTCGCGTTCGGCGTGCTTCTCGACACGATCATCGTGCGCTCCCTGCTCGTGCCGGCGTTGAGCTACGACATCGGCAGGGCCATATGGTGGCCAAGTCGCCTGTCCCGCCCCCTAAACTGA
- the pyrE gene encoding orotate phosphoribosyltransferase: MDVTDARQQLIDYISADAVFHGEFTLTSGKKATFYVDLRKVSLDHRVAPLIGQVMLDLIAGIPDVSAVGGLTMGADPIASAIMHQGAARGVALDAFVVRKEPKDHGRGRQVEGPDVAGKRVVVVEDTSTTGGSPLKAIEALEKAGAEIAGVAVVVDRNTGAREVIEDAGYAYFAALDLKDLGLA, from the coding sequence ATGGACGTGACCGACGCACGCCAGCAACTCATCGACTACATCTCAGCCGACGCCGTCTTCCACGGTGAATTCACCCTGACCAGCGGCAAGAAGGCCACCTTCTACGTCGACTTGCGCAAGGTGAGCCTCGACCATCGTGTGGCGCCGCTGATCGGCCAGGTGATGCTCGACCTCATCGCCGGCATCCCCGACGTGTCGGCCGTCGGCGGGCTGACGATGGGCGCCGACCCGATCGCGTCGGCGATCATGCACCAGGGCGCCGCGCGCGGCGTCGCGCTCGACGCTTTCGTCGTGCGGAAGGAGCCGAAGGATCACGGCCGCGGCCGGCAGGTCGAGGGGCCGGATGTCGCCGGCAAGCGCGTGGTGGTCGTCGAAGACACCTCGACGACGGGCGGATCGCCGCTCAAGGCCATCGAGGCGCTCGAGAAGGCGGGCGCCGAGATCGCGGGCGTCGCGGTGGTCGTCGACCGGAACACGGGCGCGCGCGAGGTGATCGAAGACGCGGGCTACGCGTACTTCGCGGCACTCGATCTCAAAGACCTCGGGTTGGCATAG
- a CDS encoding HAD-IIA family hydrolase, whose product MDGVLVHENHALPGAAELLQQWRLQQKPFLVLTNNSIFTPRDLSARLRASGLDVPEEAIWTSALATAAFLKSQAPGGSAFVIGEAGLTTALHEAGFIMTETKPDFVVVGETRNYSFEAITKAIRLIDAGSRFISTNPDATGPSSEGALPATGAISALITKATGREPYVVGKPNPMMFRSALNRIGAHSENTGMIGDRMDTDVVAGIEAGLHTILVLTGISDQNEIEKYPFRPDEILAGVHELLDEEPFETDSY is encoded by the coding sequence ATGGACGGCGTTCTCGTCCACGAGAACCACGCACTCCCCGGCGCTGCGGAGCTGCTTCAGCAGTGGCGGCTGCAGCAGAAGCCGTTCCTCGTGCTTACGAACAACTCGATCTTCACTCCGCGGGATTTGAGCGCCCGACTGCGCGCGTCGGGACTCGACGTCCCCGAGGAGGCCATCTGGACCTCCGCCCTGGCGACGGCGGCGTTCCTCAAGTCGCAGGCGCCGGGCGGTTCCGCGTTCGTGATCGGCGAGGCCGGCCTCACGACCGCACTGCACGAGGCGGGCTTCATCATGACCGAGACGAAACCCGACTTCGTCGTCGTCGGCGAGACCCGCAACTACTCGTTCGAGGCGATCACGAAGGCGATCCGGCTCATCGACGCCGGCTCACGGTTCATCTCCACGAACCCGGATGCCACGGGGCCGAGTTCCGAGGGGGCGCTCCCGGCGACGGGAGCGATCTCCGCGCTCATCACGAAGGCGACCGGTCGCGAGCCGTATGTCGTCGGCAAGCCGAACCCGATGATGTTCCGCTCGGCGCTCAACCGCATCGGCGCGCACTCCGAGAACACGGGAATGATCGGCGACCGCATGGACACCGACGTCGTCGCGGGCATCGAGGCCGGCCTGCACACGATCCTCGTGCTCACGGGCATCAGCGACCAGAACGAGATCGAGAAGTACCCGTTCCGTCCTGACGAGATCCTCGCGGGCGTGCACGAGCTTCTCGACGAGGAGCCTTTCGAGACCGACTCGTACTGA
- the fdhD gene encoding formate dehydrogenase accessory sulfurtransferase FdhD produces the protein MGRITARRRVARITVGERVSVREDYLAVEEPLEIRVGHRPLTITMRTPGHDIELAQGFLVSEGVIHRPDHVLAARHCAGEEENTYNVLDVTLDPRLPPIDAGLERAFYTTSSCGVCGKASIDAVRTVSAFDVHDDATVVDASFLATLPIRLRAGQSVFDKTGGLHAAALFDTRSGEMLVLREDVGRHNAVDKVVGWALAAGRLPGRGLVLAVSGRASFELTQKASMAGIPLLAAVSAPSSLAVSMAEDAGMGLVGFVRDNRMVVYAGRERVTNSTDAEHAVVPGARPGAEEARLA, from the coding sequence GTGGGCAGGATCACAGCTCGACGACGAGTAGCGCGCATCACCGTGGGTGAACGGGTGTCCGTCCGCGAGGACTACCTCGCGGTCGAGGAGCCGCTTGAGATCCGGGTTGGTCATCGCCCGCTTACGATCACGATGCGCACGCCCGGCCACGACATCGAGCTCGCGCAGGGCTTCCTCGTCTCCGAGGGCGTGATCCACCGGCCGGACCACGTTCTCGCCGCGCGGCACTGCGCGGGCGAGGAGGAGAACACCTACAACGTCCTCGACGTGACGCTCGATCCGCGGCTGCCGCCGATCGATGCGGGGCTCGAGCGGGCGTTCTACACGACGAGCTCGTGCGGGGTGTGCGGGAAGGCGAGCATCGACGCGGTGCGCACCGTCTCCGCCTTCGACGTGCACGACGACGCGACCGTCGTCGACGCGTCGTTCCTCGCGACGCTGCCCATCCGCCTGCGGGCGGGCCAATCGGTGTTCGACAAGACCGGCGGACTGCACGCCGCCGCGCTCTTCGACACCCGCAGCGGCGAGATGCTCGTGCTCCGCGAAGACGTCGGGCGGCACAACGCCGTCGACAAGGTCGTCGGCTGGGCGCTTGCCGCTGGGCGCCTGCCGGGTCGCGGTCTCGTGCTCGCGGTGTCTGGCCGCGCGAGCTTCGAGCTCACGCAGAAGGCGTCGATGGCGGGCATCCCGCTGCTCGCAGCCGTGTCGGCACCATCGTCGCTCGCCGTCTCCATGGCCGAGGACGCGGGCATGGGTCTCGTCGGCTTCGTCCGCGACAACCGCATGGTCGTCTACGCGGGGCGCGAGAGAGTGACGAATTCGACGGATGCCGAGCACGCGGTCGTGCCCGGCGCGCGGCCGGGCGCCGAGGAAGCGAGGCTGGCGTGA
- a CDS encoding FdhF/YdeP family oxidoreductase has product MSEQEQGREAADANLEVDKPKDWAAGVPGIAHAMGPAFKDVGVTRSLKGLLTMNQKDGFDCMSCAWEDPPERKTFEFCENGAKAFVWEATPLVVKSEFWDEHPLADLETRDDYWLGQQGRLSEPVYKAPGDDRYRPVSWERAFQIVADELHDLDSPDEAAFYTSGRTANETAFLYQLFVRAFGTNNLPDCSNMCHESTGAAMGETVGVGKSTVRYEDFAKADLIIIMGQNPGTNHPRMLTALEEAKEAGAKIVAVNPLPEAGLKRYKNPQKVRGIIGRGTDLADQFLQVKLAGDMALLQAVSKRVIDADAVRGGILDHAFINRYCIGFEEFRDSLSTLDEQTVLDATGVSSAEIDELAEGYMTSERVIITWAMGLTQHEFAVPTIKEIINLLMLRGNIGRPGAGASPIRGHSNVQGDRTMGIWEKMPHAFLDALEAEFGIEVPHESGLDAVGTVRAMRDGKVKVLTALGGNFVKAISDTGVSEAALRNTRLSVQISTKLNRSHAVIGESALILPVLGRSEIDVQATGEQFVTVEDTVAAIHASKGNLPPVAPNLLSEVSVVTRLARAVLGAGGPIDWAHFEHDYDSIREHIANVVPGCDDFNKKVRAPGGFDLPHGPRDNRTFPTASGKAQFSVNELRTIEVPPGRLLLQSLRSHDQFNTTIYSNNDRYRGVKNGRQVIFVNPDDLASLGIDDGQAVDIHGEWTDGVDRVARGFRVISYPTARGCVATYFPEANVLVPLDFTAHGSNTPVSKSIIVRLEPTAA; this is encoded by the coding sequence GTGAGCGAGCAGGAGCAGGGGCGCGAGGCCGCCGACGCGAATCTCGAAGTCGACAAGCCGAAGGACTGGGCTGCCGGCGTGCCGGGCATCGCCCACGCCATGGGGCCGGCGTTCAAAGACGTCGGCGTGACCCGAAGCCTCAAGGGCCTTCTGACGATGAACCAGAAGGACGGCTTCGACTGCATGAGCTGCGCGTGGGAGGACCCGCCCGAGCGCAAGACGTTCGAGTTCTGCGAGAACGGCGCGAAGGCGTTCGTGTGGGAAGCGACGCCCCTCGTCGTGAAGAGCGAGTTCTGGGACGAGCACCCGCTCGCCGACCTCGAGACGCGCGACGACTACTGGCTCGGTCAGCAGGGTCGCCTCTCCGAACCCGTGTACAAGGCACCGGGGGATGACCGCTACCGTCCGGTCAGCTGGGAGCGCGCGTTCCAGATCGTCGCCGACGAGCTGCACGATCTCGACTCACCCGACGAGGCCGCGTTCTACACGAGCGGTCGCACGGCGAACGAGACCGCGTTCCTCTACCAGCTGTTCGTGCGCGCCTTCGGCACCAACAACCTGCCCGACTGCTCCAACATGTGCCACGAGTCCACGGGAGCGGCCATGGGGGAGACCGTGGGCGTCGGCAAGTCGACAGTGCGCTACGAGGACTTCGCCAAGGCCGACCTGATCATCATCATGGGGCAGAACCCGGGAACGAACCACCCGCGCATGCTGACGGCGCTGGAAGAGGCGAAGGAGGCGGGCGCGAAGATCGTCGCGGTGAACCCGCTGCCCGAGGCGGGCCTCAAGCGCTACAAGAACCCGCAGAAGGTGCGCGGCATCATCGGGCGCGGAACCGACCTCGCCGACCAGTTCCTCCAGGTAAAGCTCGCGGGCGACATGGCTCTCCTGCAGGCCGTCTCCAAGCGCGTGATCGACGCGGACGCGGTGCGCGGCGGCATCCTCGACCACGCCTTCATCAACCGCTACTGCATCGGCTTCGAGGAGTTCCGCGACAGCCTCTCGACCCTCGACGAGCAGACGGTGCTGGATGCCACGGGCGTGAGCTCCGCCGAGATCGACGAGCTCGCGGAGGGGTACATGACGAGCGAGCGCGTCATCATCACGTGGGCGATGGGGCTCACGCAGCACGAGTTCGCCGTGCCGACGATCAAGGAGATCATCAACCTGCTCATGCTGCGCGGCAACATCGGCCGCCCAGGGGCAGGCGCCTCGCCGATCCGCGGCCACAGCAACGTGCAGGGCGACCGCACGATGGGCATCTGGGAGAAGATGCCGCACGCGTTCCTCGACGCGCTCGAGGCGGAGTTCGGCATCGAGGTGCCGCACGAGTCCGGACTCGACGCGGTGGGAACCGTCCGCGCGATGCGCGACGGAAAGGTGAAGGTGCTCACGGCCCTCGGCGGCAACTTCGTCAAGGCGATCTCCGACACGGGCGTTTCGGAGGCCGCGCTGCGCAACACGCGGCTGAGCGTGCAGATCTCCACGAAGCTCAACCGCTCCCACGCCGTCATCGGCGAGAGCGCCCTCATCCTGCCCGTGCTCGGCCGAAGCGAGATCGACGTGCAGGCCACGGGGGAGCAGTTCGTCACGGTCGAGGACACCGTCGCGGCGATCCACGCCTCGAAGGGCAACCTGCCTCCTGTCGCGCCGAACCTGCTGTCCGAGGTCTCCGTCGTGACCCGCCTGGCGCGCGCGGTGCTCGGCGCCGGCGGTCCCATCGACTGGGCGCATTTCGAGCACGACTACGACAGCATCCGCGAGCACATCGCGAACGTCGTGCCCGGCTGCGACGACTTCAACAAGAAGGTGCGCGCTCCGGGCGGCTTCGACCTTCCGCACGGGCCGCGCGACAATCGCACTTTCCCGACGGCGAGCGGAAAGGCGCAGTTCTCGGTCAACGAGCTGCGCACGATCGAGGTGCCGCCGGGGAGGCTGCTCCTGCAGTCGCTGCGCAGCCACGACCAGTTCAACACCACGATCTACAGCAACAACGACCGCTATCGCGGTGTCAAGAACGGCCGCCAGGTGATCTTCGTCAACCCCGACGACCTCGCCTCGCTCGGCATCGATGACGGCCAGGCCGTCGACATCCACGGCGAATGGACCGACGGCGTCGACCGCGTCGCCCGCGGCTTCCGGGTCATCTCATACCCGACCGCACGCGGTTGCGTCGCGACGTACTTCCCCGAGGCGAACGTGCTCGTGCCGCTCGACTTCACCGCCCACGGCAGCAACACTCCCGTGTCGAAGTCGATCATCGTGCGACTGGAGCCGACAGCCGCGTGA
- a CDS encoding metal-dependent transcriptional regulator: MRPPAAVVEDYLKTIYSHTEWQPAPITPSQLAAALGLAPSTVTEMVKKLAAAGLVDHERYGSITLSKEGHAQAVAVVRRHRLIETWLVTEMGYSWDAVHDEAEVLEHAISDRLLDTIDVRLGHPVRDPHGDPIPDAAGHADRTGFVLLGDAVPGHEGVVLRISDKDPALLRSLEQLGLDIDHRVRVDAQHPLTVTVDGAALELPAEASAAIWLSA; this comes from the coding sequence ATGAGACCGCCCGCCGCCGTGGTCGAGGACTACCTCAAGACCATCTACTCGCACACCGAGTGGCAGCCTGCCCCGATCACGCCGTCGCAGCTGGCCGCCGCCCTCGGGCTCGCGCCGTCGACGGTGACCGAGATGGTGAAGAAGCTCGCGGCCGCCGGTCTCGTCGACCATGAGCGCTACGGCTCCATCACGCTGAGCAAGGAAGGGCATGCTCAAGCTGTCGCCGTCGTGCGTCGGCACCGGCTCATCGAGACGTGGCTCGTCACCGAAATGGGCTACTCGTGGGACGCCGTGCACGACGAGGCCGAAGTGCTCGAGCACGCGATCAGCGACCGGCTGCTCGATACGATCGACGTGCGGCTCGGTCACCCCGTTCGCGACCCGCACGGTGATCCCATTCCGGATGCCGCCGGGCACGCCGACCGCACCGGATTCGTGCTGCTGGGCGATGCGGTCCCCGGTCATGAGGGAGTCGTGCTGCGCATCAGCGACAAGGACCCCGCACTGCTGCGCTCCCTCGAGCAGCTGGGACTCGACATCGACCACCGGGTGCGCGTGGACGCGCAGCATCCGCTCACCGTCACGGTCGACGGCGCTGCGCTCGAGCTGCCCGCTGAAGCGAGCGCCGCGATCTGGCTGAGCGCCTGA
- a CDS encoding Nramp family divalent metal transporter: MPKLLEDVARSRRPRAPRLIWLLGPALVAGVAYLDPGNVASNMTAGAQYGYLLVWVVVVGNVMAWLIQYLSAKLGVVTGRSLPQVLGSRIRRRPARIAYWLQAELVAIATDLAEVIGGAVALNLLFGLPLLAGALVTGGVSMVLLAVHNRRGARGFEFVIIGLLLIIAIGFGVGVFIAPPDPALTAAGLVPRFEGTGSVLLAASILGATIMPHAIYAHSALARDRFAPGEARPSTPRLLRATRWDVTVAMAIAGSVNLAILLLAASVLPGVEGTDTLEGAHAAIAAGVGPVVATLFAIGLLASGLASTSVGAYAGAEIMAGLLHRRIPLLARRLISLAPAVAIVAFGVDPTQALVLSQVVLSFGIPFALVPLVAVTAKSEVLGRFVNRRITTAAGVIASVLLIALNGALLVLTFA, encoded by the coding sequence ATGCCGAAACTTCTAGAGGATGTGGCCCGCAGCCGTCGCCCTCGCGCGCCACGCCTGATCTGGCTGCTCGGCCCCGCTCTCGTCGCGGGCGTCGCATACCTGGATCCCGGCAACGTCGCGAGCAATATGACGGCGGGAGCCCAGTACGGCTATCTCCTCGTGTGGGTCGTCGTCGTCGGAAACGTTATGGCGTGGCTCATCCAGTACCTGTCGGCGAAGCTCGGCGTCGTCACCGGCCGGAGCCTTCCGCAGGTCCTCGGCAGCCGCATCCGACGCCGCCCGGCCCGCATCGCGTACTGGCTGCAGGCGGAGCTTGTGGCGATCGCGACGGACCTCGCCGAGGTCATCGGCGGCGCTGTCGCCCTCAACCTGCTGTTCGGCCTCCCGCTGCTCGCCGGGGCGCTCGTCACGGGCGGCGTGTCGATGGTGCTGCTCGCCGTTCACAATCGGCGCGGCGCGCGCGGCTTCGAGTTCGTCATCATCGGCCTGCTGCTCATCATCGCGATCGGCTTCGGCGTCGGCGTCTTCATCGCTCCCCCCGATCCGGCGTTGACGGCGGCGGGCCTCGTGCCGCGGTTCGAGGGCACGGGCTCGGTGCTGCTGGCCGCGTCGATCCTCGGCGCGACGATCATGCCGCACGCGATCTATGCGCACTCGGCGCTCGCGCGCGATCGCTTCGCGCCGGGCGAGGCCAGGCCGAGCACGCCACGACTGCTGCGGGCGACACGCTGGGACGTGACGGTCGCGATGGCGATCGCGGGCAGCGTGAACCTCGCGATCCTGCTGCTGGCGGCATCCGTTCTGCCCGGTGTCGAAGGAACCGACACGCTCGAGGGCGCGCATGCCGCGATCGCCGCGGGCGTGGGCCCCGTCGTCGCGACGCTGTTCGCGATCGGACTGCTCGCCTCGGGACTCGCGTCGACATCGGTCGGCGCGTACGCGGGCGCCGAGATCATGGCGGGCCTGCTGCACCGGCGCATCCCGCTGCTCGCACGCCGGCTCATCTCCCTCGCTCCCGCCGTCGCGATCGTCGCTTTCGGCGTCGACCCCACGCAGGCGCTCGTTCTCAGCCAGGTCGTGTTGAGCTTCGGCATTCCGTTCGCGCTCGTGCCACTCGTGGCGGTGACGGCGAAGAGCGAGGTGCTCGGCCGATTCGTGAACCGGCGGATCACGACGGCGGCGGGGGTGATCGCGTCGGTGCTGCTCATCGCCCTCAACGGAGCGCTTCTCGTGCTCACGTTCGCCTGA
- a CDS encoding TrmH family RNA methyltransferase: MTDASPSPTPELSTNGVGPWQGEWPTGDQYDAELLERGDTRNVIDRYRYWRMEAIVADLDAKRHPFHVAIENWQHDMNIGSIVRSANAFAADTVHIVGRRRWNKRGAMVTDRYQHVVHHATVDELVAWAGAQGVPIIGIDNVPGSVIIETFAFPVRCVMLFGQEGPGLSAEAIAACDAVVEISQFGSTRSINASAAAAVAMHAWVMQHVRFA; the protein is encoded by the coding sequence ATGACGGACGCTTCTCCCTCGCCCACGCCTGAGCTTTCGACGAACGGCGTGGGTCCCTGGCAGGGGGAGTGGCCGACCGGCGACCAGTACGACGCCGAGCTGCTCGAGCGCGGCGATACTCGCAACGTCATCGATCGGTATCGGTACTGGCGCATGGAGGCGATCGTCGCGGATCTCGACGCCAAGCGGCATCCCTTCCATGTCGCGATCGAGAACTGGCAGCACGACATGAACATCGGCTCGATCGTGCGCAGCGCCAACGCGTTCGCCGCCGACACCGTGCACATCGTGGGCCGGCGACGCTGGAACAAGCGCGGCGCAATGGTCACCGACCGCTACCAGCACGTCGTGCACCACGCGACGGTCGACGAACTCGTCGCATGGGCAGGTGCGCAGGGCGTGCCGATCATCGGCATCGACAACGTGCCCGGCTCGGTGATCATCGAGACGTTCGCGTTCCCCGTGCGCTGCGTCATGCTGTTCGGGCAGGAAGGCCCTGGGCTCTCGGCTGAGGCGATCGCGGCGTGCGACGCCGTCGTGGAGATCAGCCAGTTCGGCTCGACGCGTTCGATAAACGCGTCAGCGGCCGCAGCGGTCGCGATGCACGCGTGGGTCATGCAGCACGTGCGATTCGCCTGA